The genomic interval CGGTCCAGGCCCGAGGCATCGAAGCCTTCGACGAGGGCCTGCAACTGGCTGAGGATGTTCTCCAACCGTTCGAACATGTGTTCGATTATAGGAAGGAGGGGTGACAGAAAACGGCCTGTGGTGAGGATCGAGTGGAAATTCCGAAATTCGCTCCGCCGGTTACGATGGCCGCGTGAGCCCCACCGAGAACACCAAAAACAACCGGCCCCTGATCTTCGGCGCCGGGCTGATCGTAATCCTGGCGCTGATCGCCTTCTTCGCTACCCGCAGCGACGACTCCGGCTCCGGGACAGAAGGAAGCGGCTCCGATGGGGGGGAGGACGTCGAACAGATTCGGCCGGTCACGGTCGACGGCCAGCCTCTTCCGCCATTCGACAGGGACGCCCCGGGCGGCGACCCGGCGGTGGGCCAAACCGCCCCGACCATCAAAGGCGCCGGCTTCGACGGGTCGGAGATCTCCATCGCACCCGGCTCCAACCCCAAGCTGGTCATCTGGGTTGCCCACTGGTGCCCGCACTGCCAGCGTGAGGTGCCGAGGATCGTCGAATGGTTGAAGGAATCCGGCACGCCGGAAGGGCTTGACCTGATAGTCGTCGCCACCGATGTCGATCCCAACCGGCCCAACTACCCACCGTCGGAGTGGCTCGAGAGGGAGGGACTGGACCTTCCCACGATGGCAGACGACGCCAAGCTCAGCTCCACGGACGCCATGGGCCTGACCGCCTATCCGTTTTTCGTGTTGCTCGACCCCGACAACAAGGTCCTGGCCCGCGACGGAGGCGAGCTCACGAGTGAACAACTGGATGGGCTCGTGGAGCTGGCGGGGACTTAGGCCGGACCAGGTCCGGACTGCAATTCCTTCGCGGCCGCCAGCTCGCGTCGGGCCTCGTCGATCTGCCACCGGGCCTCAAAGGTCTCGAAATCGTCGAAGACGTTGACCGGGGTTTTGAAGCACTCCATGAGCCCGGCGTCCTCGGAACGCAGGTAGAAGCGGTTCAACCCGTCGAAATAGGCGAACAGGTACCCGGCCTCCAGCAGCAGCGGCTCCCACTCGGAGTGGCTGGGAATCTGGGTATTCGGCTGCGTTGCTTCGACCACCACGCACCGGGGCCGCCATCTGCGCCAGTCGGCGCCCTGAATCACGCCGAGCTCGTGACCTTCCACGTCGATCGACATGAAGTCGATCTCGCCGGAGACGTGCTTCTCGCAAATCTCCGCAAGTGTCTTCACCCGGACCTCGTGCGTATGGTAGCGTCGCCCGGTTTCCGCGTGACGTTCGGCGTGCCGCTTGTCCAGGGTCGAAAGGGCCCAGTGGCGCTCCTCGAATTCGTAGAACTCCATCGAACCGGGTTGGAAGGACAAAGCCACGTTCAGGTTGACGTCCTCCGGCCGGGCGGCCTGCAGCAGCGTGAACAGTGACCTGGTGGGCTCAACGTTGACCCCCCGCCACCCCTGGTCGTAGAAGTGTTTGGTAACGGACCCTCTCACGGGCTTACCCGCGCCGACATCAACGTAGAAGCCAGTTTCCTGATCCTTGAAGAGCCGGTTCAGCAGGACGTCCTCCCGGTTGTAGGCGTAGGAGATCATCTTTGCCTCGCCACCAGCACCAGCACGGTGATCAGCGCAAAACCCGACAGCGCCATCGTCGGGATCGTCAGGTACCCGAACCGCACGAGCAGGATTGCGCTGCACGGGTTGTCCGGGTCGCAGCTTGCGGCCCCCTCCAGCTCCGGGAAGCGCTCCAGCAGGACGTGGTAGGCAGAAATCAGGCCCCCGATGACCGTCAGCGGCAGCACGTAGGCCGCCACCCGGTTGTCCTTCCGCAGCAGGGCCACCAGCAGGACCGGGACCAGCGGGTACATGGCGATCCGCTGGTACCAGCACAGCTTGCACGGAAGGTAGTGCGCCACCTCCGACAGGTACAGGCTCCCCAGAGTGCAAACCAGGGCCACGGCGAACGCCATCGCCACAGCGTTGGGGCCGACCGACTCCCGCAGCGCATCCCCGGCCCGCCGCAGCGCCGGAGCCCGGCGTCCGACCCACAGGACCAGCGCCACCAGCACGCCGGCCTGAGCCACCAGAGCGAGCAGCGCCAGGAAGAGAGTT from Actinomycetota bacterium carries:
- a CDS encoding disulfide oxidoreductase, with protein sequence MSVSFVTLFLALLALVAQAGVLVALVLWVGRRAPALRRAGDALRESVGPNAVAMAFAVALVCTLGSLYLSEVAHYLPCKLCWYQRIAMYPLVPVLLVALLRKDNRVAAYVLPLTVIGGLISAYHVLLERFPELEGAASCDPDNPCSAILLVRFGYLTIPTMALSGFALITVLVLVARQR
- a CDS encoding TlpA disulfide reductase family protein → MSPTENTKNNRPLIFGAGLIVILALIAFFATRSDDSGSGTEGSGSDGGEDVEQIRPVTVDGQPLPPFDRDAPGGDPAVGQTAPTIKGAGFDGSEISIAPGSNPKLVIWVAHWCPHCQREVPRIVEWLKESGTPEGLDLIVVATDVDPNRPNYPPSEWLEREGLDLPTMADDAKLSSTDAMGLTAYPFFVLLDPDNKVLARDGGELTSEQLDGLVELAGT
- a CDS encoding FkbM family methyltransferase; this translates as MISYAYNREDVLLNRLFKDQETGFYVDVGAGKPVRGSVTKHFYDQGWRGVNVEPTRSLFTLLQAARPEDVNLNVALSFQPGSMEFYEFEERHWALSTLDKRHAERHAETGRRYHTHEVRVKTLAEICEKHVSGEIDFMSIDVEGHELGVIQGADWRRWRPRCVVVEATQPNTQIPSHSEWEPLLLEAGYLFAYFDGLNRFYLRSEDAGLMECFKTPVNVFDDFETFEARWQIDEARRELAAAKELQSGPGPA